In the Salmo trutta chromosome 13, fSalTru1.1, whole genome shotgun sequence genome, TTTGATGAACGATTGTGAGATCACCAAGCGTCGTAGGAAGTCGTGCCAAGCGTGCCGCTTCCAGAAGTGCCTGCGTGCCGGCATGATGAAGGAAGGTGAGACTTGATGACCAACTCAACAACTCATCTCAGTGGAATCAACGGGCTCAATAAACAGACATGCTTAAGTGTACCAGCCTGCAGAACACATACAGCCTGACTTAGAGTTTTTAATTACTCAACCTCTATTTtcaatccccattagctgttgccaaggcagctgCTACTCTTCCTAAGGTCCTGCAACATTAaagcagttatatacaattttaaATATTACACGACATTAGGCCACTACTCTTCtaccacatacactaccgttcaaaagtttggggtcacttagaaatgtattttcatctctttttttaaattgattcTACTGCttacatcagttacctgatgtggaatagagttcaatGGCGCCAtgactctatgtagtactgtgcacctcccatagtctgttcttgacttggggattggGGATCAATCAATGAGCAAAGAAGATGATCACTGATAATCATGTTTGTGTCACCACAGGTGTTCGCATGGACCGAGTAAGAGGAGGACGTCAGAAGTACAAGAGAAGGGGGGACTCTGGCCTCTCTCTTTATATGAAGGCCCCAGACACACACCCCGTCAAGGCCAACGGTGAGTACCCTCCAATAAGAGCCTCGTCAGTCACAAACGGGGAGTACACTAGAGTACATTACTAATATATCTGTTTGACCTCTTTCAGGAAACAAAGTGATCTCCCAGCTCCTCTTGACAGAGTCAGCCCCCCTGTGTGCCACGCCAGACAATTCAACCAATGATGACAACCTTAAAGCCCTGCTGACGCTTTGTGACCTCCTTAACAGGGAACTCCTGGTCATGATTGGCTGGGCAAAGCATATCCCAGGTACCCACTCCTGTTGCTCTTGTAGGTCATGTTAAATAAGCGTGACTCcctgcttaaaaaaaaaaagtactatGCCATTTTACACTGGTACAAAGGGACAAAGTTTACTTTTTATACTGTGAGAACTTATGGAGTATTACATTTCCATATTTGGCCTTCCAGGCTTCTCTGCCCTTTCATTGGTGGACCAGATGGCCCTGCTGCAGAGTGGTTGGATGGAGACGCTGGTCCTGTCAGTGGTGTCTCAGTCTCTGGGCTATGGGGAGGAGCTGGTGTTTGCTGGGAACCTGCATCTGGACCAGGCCCAGTGCAGAGCGGCTGGACTCTCTGACCTCTACACTGCCCTGAGACAGCTGACCACCAAGTACAGGCAGATTAACCTGAGCCGAGAGGAAGTGGTTACTCTCAAGGCTATGGCCCTCGCCAACTCAGGTACTAACTACATGGCCTGCACTGGATATCTGTTATTCAGTGTTGTCAgctgtttatttattgttttatttaacctttatttaactaggcaagtcagttaataacaaattcttatttacaatgacggcctaccccggccaaaccctcccctaacccgtacgatgctgggccaattgtgcgcagccccatgggactcctgatcacagcTGGTTATGATAcaacccgggatcgaacccgggtctgtagtgacgcctctagcactgcagtgtcttagaccgctgcgccactcaggatcctGTAACTGTGACAGAGCAAACTCAAGAGACCTAGCTGTACCCTTGTACAATCCCTCTTAGAAAGCATATTAAGAATGACAGAACTACCAGAAACATATACTACTATCTAATCTGCCTGGCTACTGCTTACAATAAATAATTGTGTTAAATTCAGCTTTACAATACACTGGCTTGGTACAAAATCTACTGCACCGTCTTCAGGCAGCCCTACATACAGCCACTCCTTCAGGActgctctattcaatccgtattgtGGAAGTTCAGCGTtgcagcgtgattgaaatttaaaggcaatgttaccgcGTTAGCGGAGACTGTAGTTACGTAAACGCTACAGATGTTGGCTcgatcggaaattacctttacttGTCTATCTTGCAATCTGTAACGCTTTAGTAATACAGATTGATTCAAGACCCTAAGTGTGATCCACAGTGCCTTTCCCTCAGGGTGTGTCCTTGAATACACTTTTGCTCCAGGGTCAGGTTCCCAAGCAGGGCAAGGCTGTTAAATGATGGTCAATACCTTGAAAAGCTACTAGCTGTCAGGGACTGACTGAGTGCCTAGACCCCTCATATTGGCAAACGTCCCTCACAGGTCTCGTATTTTAGTAATGGGATTCTCTCAGCATTACCCATGTCACCATCAGCCCTCCACTTTTTTTTAACTACCATTAATAATTTGATATAATGACTAACATGTTGTATTTAGTTTATTGGAGTCATAAATAAAGGGGTCATTATGTGAACGGTATTACCAATGCTATACTACATACTTGTGTGCTCCAATTTTTTTTGTTGATGAATCATTTTTCAATCACCTCTGTACAAACTGCCAGTCTTCAGACCACCATGACAGAGACTGGGGAGGTCTAGACGTCTGCCAAATCTGTTCTCCAACACCCACttctctcacccctccctcccctcccttccggCTCCCGTTGTTATTCCCCAGGCCACAGCAAGTGGAAACTGATCAATATCCTAGCAGTGAGAAGGCTGCTTCTGCCCTCAGCCCTGATCAATAAATCCATCTGCCTCCCAGCGCCCTGCAAATGATCACAGGAATTCAGAAATCCATTAGGCGAGTCTGGCTGTGTTAGCCTGACACTCCGGGGCAGTCACACCGCCTGAGGTGGCTAGAAAGATCAGAGGAGGGAgcctttgtttttacatttacagtcCTTTCAGGAAAAATGAGGGTCGGCTGCATGCAACTTAACCTTGGCCCGTCCATTAGCCCTCAATGGCGAAACAAATGAGGTGGACAATGGGATCTGACACGCTGTCATGCCGAAACAAGgggaggtttatcacacaattCCACCCACACCCAAACACCCACAGGCCTCCCTTGACCTTGTCTCTCCCCACTCAGACGCAGAGAACCTGGAGTGTGTGGAGGCAGTGCAGCGGTTCCAGGACGGACTCCATGAGGCCCTGCAGGAGTACGAGAGCGCCCAGCACCCAGCAGAGCTTCACCGGGCAGGCAAACTGCTCATGACCCTGCCCCTGCTCCGGCAGACTGCCAACCGTGCCGTGGACACCTTCTGCCGGCTCCACCTGGAGGGCCACGTGCCCATGCACAAACTCTTCCTGGAGATGCTGGATGCCAAAATATGACTGTTCTACATCTAACTTTCCATTGGCCCCTCACAAACCGTAACCAGGTGCCCCATTGTTGTTGGGTCAGAAGTTCAGGGTTTGGTGGGTCACAGTTTTATGACAAGTCACGGTGTCATGGAACGAGCCTGATAACTGCATACTGTAGAACAACATATACAAGTGATAGATCTTGTTTCTCATTAGGGCAAAAGCCAAggactctattcaatccgtatcgcggaagTTCAGTGTTACAGTGTGATTGAAATTCAAAGGCAATGTTCTtgcgttagcggagactgcattcatggtaaataCTAGcctatgtcggctcaatcggaaatgacctttacattgcTATCGCGCAATCTGGAATGCTTCAGTGATACAGTTTGAGTAGAGTTCCAAGTCTGGTAGATTCATATATTTTGGTACTTTTTCCAGAGGAGAGTAtgtacattgtttttttttttgtatcgtGGGGATTTTCCAGCCATGATATTCAGTCAATATGAAAGGATGTCACTCATGTGAAAACATAACAGCACTTACTGACGATGCATTCTGTTAGCTAGATATCACATAGCCAATGGCCTCTGCAAGCTGTTAGCCAGGCTGAACCAAACTATTAGTACTGCTATCATTACAAACAGCACATTCTTTTGGACTTACCTGCCTTATAATGTACTAAGAAGTTGCGATGCCAtgacatttgtattttatttatttatttattacacgATCGCTGTACAAAGACATGAACTGCTTTCCTACTAGTTTGTATGCCTTTGAATAAAATGCTTTTGGAATTAAATGCGTTTCGAGTGTGACAGACATTGGGGCGTGAACATTGTGTTTCATGTTGAACCACAAAGTAGGCTCTCTGTAATTAGTTAATAGTTTTATTCGATTTATGAAGATCAGATTAGAAAAGTACAGTCATAAAAGCGAGAAACTTGAGGGTACTGTATATGAAATGCACTCACAACATCCTCGGCTAACATTCTGCTACTGACAAAGCAATCCCACTGTTGCCAAAATAATTATTATTAGTTCATGGACAGACAGATGTACTTTGTACGGACAAACACAGAACATTCAATGTTACATTTCCATTTAAGATATTTGTTACATagatgtatatatacagtgtatatatatatatatatatatatatatatatatacacagtgccttgcgaaagtattcggcctccttgaacttttcgaccttttgccacatttcaggcttcaaacataaagatataaaactgtaattttttgtgaagaatcaacaacaagtgcgagacaatcatgaagtggaacgaaatttattggatatttcaaacttttttaacaaataaaaaactgaaaaattgggcatgcaaaattattcagcccctttactttcagtgcagcaaactctctccagaagttcagtgaggatctctgaatgatccaatgttgacctaaatgactaatgatgataaatagaatccacctgtgtgtaatcaagtctccgtataaatgcacctgctctgtgatagtctcagaggtccgtttaaagcgcagagagcatcatgaagaacaaggaacacaccaggcaggtccgagatactgttgtggagaagtttaaagccggatttggatacaaaaagatttcacaagctttaaacatcccaaggagcactgtgcaagcgataatattgaaatggaaggagtatcagaccactgcaaatctacgaagacccggccgtccctctaaactttcagctcatacaaggagaagactgatcagagatgcagccaagaggcccatgatcactctggatgaactgcagagatctacagctgaggtgggagactctgtccataggacaacaatcagtcgtatactgcacaaatctggcctttatggaagagtggcaagaagaaagccatttcttaaagatatccataaaaagtgtcgtttaaagtttgccactagccacctgggagacacaccaaacatgtggaagaaggtgctctggtcagatgaaaccaaaatcgaactttttgacaacaatgcaaaacgttatgtttggcgtaaaagcaacacagctcatcaccctgaacacaccatccccactgtcaaacatggtggtggcagcatcatggtttgggcctgcttttcttcagcaggggcagggaagatggttaaaattgatgggaagatggatggagccaaatacaggaccattctggaagaaaacctgatggagtctgcaaaagacctgagactgggacggagatttgtcttccaacaagacaatgatccaaaacataaagcaaaatctacaatggaatggttcacaaataaacatatccaggtgttagaatggccaagtcaaagtccagacctgaatccaatcgagaatctgtggaaagaactgaaaactgctgttcacaaacgctctccatccaacctcactgagctcgagatgttttgcaaggaggaatgggcaaaaacttcagtctctcgatgtgcaaaactgatagagacataccccaagcgacttacagctgtaatcgcagcaaaaggtggcgctacaaagtattaacttaagggggctgaataattttgcacggccaatttttcagttttttatttgttaaaaaagtttgaaatatccaataaatttcgttccacttcataattgtgtcccacttgttgttgattcttcacaaaaaatgacagttttatatctttatgtttgaagcctgaaatgtggcaaaaggtcgaaaagttcaagggggccgaatactttcgcaaggcactgtatatatatatatatatatacagttgaagtcagaagtttacatacaccttagccaaatacatttaaactcagtttttcacaattcctgacatttaatcctagtaaaaatcccctgtctttggtcagttaggatcaccactttattttaagaatgtgaaatgtcagaataatagtagagaaggatttatttcagcatttattcatttcatcac is a window encoding:
- the LOC115205991 gene encoding estrogen-related receptor gamma → MDLKDFCLSENVHFLSQHNHLLDSNTDDGPSLDDRCIKTDPPSPTFALDRTTAFSPSSDSSGYSLFSQGHSLDPESPSSSSSGSGVSAAPDSSSAAQFRSDRSLALSAHVDSILKCDYLSSLGSGPKRLCLVCGDFASGYHYGVASCEACKAFFKRTIQGNIEYSCPLMNDCEITKRRRKSCQACRFQKCLRAGMMKEGVRMDRVRGGRQKYKRRGDSGLSLYMKAPDTHPVKANGNKVISQLLLTESAPLCATPDNSTNDDNLKALLTLCDLLNRELLVMIGWAKHIPGFSALSLVDQMALLQSGWMETLVLSVVSQSLGYGEELVFAGNLHLDQAQCRAAGLSDLYTALRQLTTKYRQINLSREEVVTLKAMALANSDAENLECVEAVQRFQDGLHEALQEYESAQHPAELHRAGKLLMTLPLLRQTANRAVDTFCRLHLEGHVPMHKLFLEMLDAKI